One Pseudochaenichthys georgianus chromosome 4, fPseGeo1.2, whole genome shotgun sequence DNA window includes the following coding sequences:
- the plvapb gene encoding plasmalemma vesicle associated protein b — protein sequence MYSSNYSRAKFGLEAREPLHKHKGKSCGYYMRIVFFFSSLIQSLIIVSLVLFLIYGQPEKSAEEKRVEDLEVNFNRLSENNIQLRKEKGELGAQLGARTGEKAALETELAKLKTDTNKTEFILKDKLATCERTSASTITSIMSRRITPPIQTPPVTNSGEMKTLQTLNAQQKAMINLIVANFTQTVQYLSLERDNALKDRDIHHQDVIALRRENTMLNEQLTTYTRKCKEDFAHSLDGIKKVTSDFLTKINNLFPHQLTFHLTCDSQQEQMEKIRNKCTNLSKDVENKFQLYLDNVGSKVAEIQAFSSRLEVQNSHASSELKQCEHTRKEAAAESANQLQLKQKTHDTQVEKLLIEQNQLRDQKKLLEDTLALRDRELQNLQRTISAQPNTKGK from the exons ATGTACAGCTCCAACTACTCCCGGGCCAAGTTTGGCCTGGAGGCAAGGGAGCCCCTGCACAAACACAAAGGAAAGAGCTGCGGCTACTACATGAGgatcgtcttcttcttctcctctctgaTCCAGTCCCTCATCATCGTCAGCCTGGTGCTCTTCCTCATCTATGGACAGCCAGAGAAGTCAGCCGAGGAGAAGAGAGTTGAG GACCTGGAGGTGAACTTCAACAGGCTGAGTGAGAACAACATCCAGCTGAGGAAGGAGAAGGGCGAGCTGGGAGCTCAGCTGGGAGCTCGCACTGGAGAGAAAGCTGCTCTGGAGACAGAGCTGGCCAAGCTGAAGACTGACACAAACAAGACAGAGTTTATCCTAAAAGATAAATTA GCTACCTGTGAGAGAACGAGTGCATCGACAATCACAAGCATTATGTCACGTCGTATCACCCCTCCGATCCAGACCCCTCCTGTCACTAACAGCG GTGAAATGAAGACTCTTCAGACCCTGAACGCCCAGCAGAAAGCCATGATCAACCTGATTGTGGCGAACTTCACCCAGACGGTGCAGTACCTGAGCCTGGAGAGAGACAACGCCCTCAAAGACAGAGACATTCACCACCAGGACGTCATCGCCCTGCGCAGGGAGAACACCATGCTGAACGAGCAGCTCACTACCTACACCAG GAAATGCAAGGAGGACTTTGCCCACTCTTTAGACGGGATCAAAAAGGTGACCAGCGATTTCCTGACCAAGATCAACAACCTGTTTCCCCACCAGCTGACCTTTCACCTCACCTGCGACAGCCAGCAGGAGCAGATGGAGAAGATCAGGAACAAATGCACTAACCTGTCCAAAGATGTGGAGAATAAGTTCCAGCTGTATTTGGACAATGTGGGCAGCAAG GTGGCTGAGATCCAAGCCTTTTCCAGTCGTCTGGAGGTGCAAAACTCACATGCGAGCTCTGAACTGAAGCAGTGTGAACACACTCGCAAAGAGGCGGCCGCGGAGTCAGccaatcagctgcagctcaaaCAGAAGACTCACGATACCCAG GTGGAGAAGTTACTGATTGAGCAGAACCAGCTGAGGGATCAGAAGAAGCTGCTGGAAGACACTTTGGCCCTGAGAGACAGAGAGCTTCAGAACCTCCAGCGAACGATCTCTGCTCAGCCCAATACCAAG GGGAAATGA